One stretch of Prochlorococcus marinus XMU1402 DNA includes these proteins:
- a CDS encoding glycosyltransferase family 2 protein translates to MKSVNSWNLTNNKLHQLFKENNEFISIKVRGNTWEPITRWLRLDSRIFRETTSKARITLCDIESLAEIYNYRPIRWKAKKLTPLTTKLIPKSLKNICRKLPIIKQLAYELEIFFYKYNENISNHLISIVIPARNEAGNKQLLINALNKFKKIPNKLEIIFVEGNSTDNTYEILQELRENFSDSFQISLLRQTSKGKKNAVVEGFNISTGETLAIIDSDFTVDIDDSIAAIMESTKNENILINCARTTFPMEKDAMRWANYIGNRLFAIFLSILINKPVSDSLCGTKVFSRKFFKLMKQNGSWDSKSDPFGDFTIIFEAANNNIKILNYPVRYYARKSGAPNISRWIDGLKLLKVCWIYMISDI, encoded by the coding sequence ATGAAATCTGTTAATTCTTGGAATTTAACGAATAATAAACTTCATCAATTATTCAAAGAAAATAATGAATTTATTTCAATTAAAGTAAGAGGTAATACTTGGGAGCCAATAACTAGATGGCTGAGATTAGATTCAAGAATTTTTAGAGAAACCACAAGCAAAGCGAGAATAACTTTATGCGATATTGAATCTCTTGCAGAAATTTATAATTATAGGCCTATTAGATGGAAAGCAAAAAAATTAACACCTTTGACAACTAAACTCATTCCAAAATCTTTAAAAAATATTTGTCGTAAACTCCCAATAATTAAGCAACTAGCCTATGAACTAGAAATATTTTTTTATAAATATAATGAAAATATTTCCAACCACTTAATATCAATAGTAATTCCTGCAAGAAATGAGGCTGGTAATAAACAACTTTTAATAAATGCACTTAATAAATTCAAAAAAATACCCAATAAATTAGAAATTATATTTGTTGAAGGAAATAGTACTGATAATACATATGAGATTCTTCAAGAATTAAGAGAAAATTTCTCAGATTCCTTCCAAATATCTCTTTTAAGACAAACTTCTAAAGGAAAGAAGAATGCTGTTGTAGAGGGATTTAATATTTCAACAGGTGAAACCCTTGCCATAATTGATAGTGATTTCACAGTAGATATTGATGATAGTATTGCTGCAATCATGGAATCAACTAAAAATGAAAATATTTTAATTAATTGTGCCCGCACAACTTTCCCAATGGAAAAAGACGCAATGAGATGGGCTAACTATATCGGAAATAGATTATTTGCAATATTTTTATCAATTCTCATAAACAAACCAGTATCAGATTCACTTTGCGGAACAAAAGTTTTTTCTAGAAAATTTTTCAAACTTATGAAACAAAATGGAAGTTGGGATTCCAAATCTGACCCATTTGGAGACTTCACAATAATATTTGAAGCAGCAAACAATAATATTAAAATACTTAATTATCCTGTTAGGTATTATGCTAGAAAATCTGGAGCTCCAAATATATCGAGATGGATTGATGGATTAAAACTTCTTAAGGTTTGTTGGATTTATATGATTTCTGATATTTAA
- a CDS encoding photosystem II high light acclimation radical SAM protein: MELNFGFKKLNKKNCQRKQYRKILTVRLPCNPIFPIGPIYLADHIHKCFPEIEQQFIDLAIVPSNKVSKFLARKIDQFRPHLIIFSWRDIQIYAPVDGRSGNPLQNSFEVFYSKNILKKIRGSWGGLKLIASHYGEIYRNTTLVRNGLKRAQKYNRDVKVIIGGGAVSVFYEQLGNLLPKGTIISVGEGENLIEKIIRNEPIEEERCYLAGQEPRKKLIHEQPSGTIKTACNYKYIQSIWPEFNWYIEGGDYYVGVQTKRGCPHNCCFCVYTVVEGKQVRVNPVDEVIKEMKQLYDLGVRGFWFTDAQFIPAKKHIEDAKILLQAIKDQGWKDINWAAYIRADNIDADLAQLMVDTGMSYFEIGITSGSQELVRKMRLAYDLETVLNNCRMLVKSGFNNHVSVNYSFNVFDETPSTIRQTIAYHRELENIFGKGLVDPAIFFIGLQPHTLLEKYAIDNNILKPDYNPMSMMPWTARKLLWNPGSLGKKLGQVCLEAFDNKEDEFGKTVINILEREYGKSALKESLKVRPLSERKLANSKH, from the coding sequence ATGGAACTTAATTTCGGGTTCAAAAAATTAAATAAAAAAAATTGCCAAAGAAAACAGTATAGAAAAATTCTTACTGTAAGACTTCCATGTAACCCAATATTTCCAATAGGTCCTATTTACCTAGCTGACCACATTCATAAATGTTTTCCAGAAATTGAACAACAATTTATTGATTTAGCAATAGTTCCATCTAATAAAGTTTCCAAATTCTTAGCTAGAAAAATTGATCAATTTAGACCTCATCTAATTATTTTTTCATGGAGAGATATACAAATATATGCTCCAGTTGATGGGAGAAGTGGGAATCCCCTTCAGAACTCTTTTGAGGTTTTTTACTCAAAAAATATCTTAAAAAAAATTAGAGGTTCTTGGGGAGGATTAAAATTGATTGCATCTCATTATGGAGAAATATACAGAAATACTACTTTAGTTAGAAATGGACTTAAAAGAGCGCAAAAATACAACAGAGATGTAAAAGTAATAATAGGAGGTGGAGCTGTTAGTGTTTTCTATGAACAATTAGGGAATCTACTTCCAAAAGGGACTATTATTTCTGTTGGAGAAGGAGAAAATCTTATAGAGAAAATAATTAGGAATGAACCAATAGAGGAAGAAAGATGTTATCTTGCTGGACAAGAACCTCGTAAAAAATTAATACATGAACAACCCTCAGGAACGATTAAAACTGCTTGCAACTATAAATACATCCAATCTATCTGGCCAGAATTTAATTGGTATATAGAAGGTGGAGATTACTATGTAGGGGTACAAACAAAAAGAGGATGCCCGCATAATTGTTGTTTCTGTGTTTATACAGTTGTAGAGGGTAAACAGGTTCGTGTTAATCCTGTTGATGAGGTAATAAAAGAAATGAAGCAATTATATGATCTTGGAGTTCGAGGATTTTGGTTTACTGATGCGCAGTTTATTCCAGCAAAAAAACATATTGAAGATGCAAAAATACTATTGCAAGCTATTAAGGATCAAGGCTGGAAAGACATTAATTGGGCTGCATACATAAGAGCAGATAATATTGATGCTGATCTTGCACAGCTAATGGTGGATACAGGTATGAGTTACTTTGAGATAGGTATCACTTCTGGATCTCAAGAGCTTGTAAGAAAAATGAGATTAGCATATGACCTCGAAACGGTACTAAATAATTGCAGAATGCTTGTCAAATCAGGCTTCAATAATCATGTTTCAGTCAATTATTCATTTAATGTTTTTGATGAAACTCCAAGCACCATAAGACAAACTATTGCTTACCACAGAGAGTTAGAAAATATTTTTGGCAAAGGCTTAGTTGACCCAGCTATCTTCTTCATTGGATTACAACCTCATACTCTCCTTGAGAAGTATGCAATAGATAATAACATTTTGAAACCTGATTATAATCCAATGAGCATGATGCCCTGGACAGCAAGAAAACTTTTATGGAATCCAGGCTCATTAGGGAAAAAACTTGGTCAAGTTTGTTTAGAAGCTTTTGATAATAAAGAAGATGAATTTGGTAAAACAGTTATCAACATACTCGAGAGAGAGTATGGTAAGTCTGCTTTAAAAGAATCCTTAAAAGTTCGTCCTTTATCTGAGAGAAAATTAGCTAATTCAAAACATTAA
- the clpS gene encoding ATP-dependent Clp protease adapter ClpS — MAPIKLEQSVSNNSAVIEKKPAELKNKSPKYKVLLHNDPVNSMEYVTISLREVVPQLSEQDAISIMLEAHNTGVGLVIVCDLEPAEFYSESLKSKGISSSIEKED; from the coding sequence ATGGCTCCTATAAAGTTAGAACAAAGTGTAAGTAATAACTCTGCAGTTATTGAAAAGAAACCTGCCGAATTAAAAAATAAATCCCCTAAATATAAGGTTTTACTTCATAATGATCCAGTTAATTCTATGGAGTATGTCACCATTTCACTAAGAGAAGTTGTACCGCAATTAAGTGAGCAAGATGCTATTTCCATAATGCTAGAGGCTCATAATACTGGTGTGGGATTGGTAATTGTTTGTGATCTAGAGCCGGCAGAATTTTATTCAGAATCATTAAAATCAAAAGGTATTTCTAGTTCAATTGAGAAAGAAGATTAA
- a CDS encoding LL-diaminopimelate aminotransferase — MVQVNENYLKLKAGYLFPEITKRVRIYSQVNQGADIIKLGIGDVTEPLPKACRDAMGKALNDMGTIEGFRGYGPEQGYSWLREKISEHDFISRGCEISPEEIFISDGSKCDSSNILDILGSDNSIAVTDPVYPVYVDSNVMTGRTGNALENGIYQGLTYLAINEENNFLPELPKNKVDILYLCFPNNPTGATITKEELKRWVDYALQNKSLILFDAAYEAFIKDEDLPHSIYEIEGAKDCAIEFRSFSKNAGFTGVRCAFTVIPKNLKGFSSTNEEIELWPLWNRRQSTKFNGVSYIVQRGAEAVYSFEGKKEVRGLIDFYMENANIMKNKLHTAGYKVYGGDNAPYIWIKVPDQMTSWDFFDFLLQKVSVVGTPGSGFGLAGEGYFRLSAFNSRSNVLAAMERIINI; from the coding sequence GTGGTCCAAGTAAACGAAAATTATTTAAAACTCAAAGCCGGCTATTTGTTTCCTGAAATTACTAAAAGAGTAAGAATTTATTCTCAAGTAAATCAGGGGGCTGACATAATTAAACTTGGAATAGGGGATGTAACAGAACCTCTACCTAAAGCATGCAGAGATGCCATGGGTAAAGCTTTAAATGATATGGGAACAATTGAAGGTTTCAGAGGTTATGGACCAGAACAAGGTTATTCTTGGCTCAGAGAAAAAATATCTGAGCATGACTTTATTTCTAGAGGATGTGAAATTTCTCCTGAAGAAATCTTTATTTCAGATGGTTCAAAATGTGATAGTAGCAATATTTTAGATATTCTTGGTAGTGACAATTCAATTGCAGTTACAGACCCTGTTTACCCAGTTTACGTTGATAGTAATGTAATGACCGGAAGAACTGGGAATGCTCTCGAAAATGGTATCTATCAAGGATTGACATATCTTGCAATTAACGAAGAAAATAACTTTTTGCCAGAACTACCTAAAAATAAAGTTGATATTTTATATCTTTGTTTCCCAAATAATCCTACTGGAGCAACCATTACTAAAGAAGAATTGAAAAGGTGGGTTGATTATGCACTTCAAAACAAATCGTTAATACTTTTTGATGCAGCCTATGAAGCATTCATTAAAGACGAGGATCTTCCTCATTCAATATATGAGATTGAGGGAGCAAAGGATTGCGCAATTGAATTTAGATCTTTTTCAAAGAATGCAGGATTTACTGGAGTTAGATGTGCTTTTACAGTAATACCTAAAAATCTTAAGGGTTTTAGCTCAACTAATGAGGAAATAGAATTATGGCCTCTTTGGAATAGGAGACAATCTACTAAATTCAATGGAGTAAGTTATATTGTTCAGAGAGGAGCAGAGGCTGTATATTCTTTTGAAGGAAAAAAAGAAGTTAGAGGATTGATAGATTTTTATATGGAAAATGCAAATATTATGAAAAATAAACTTCATACTGCAGGATATAAGGTTTACGGTGGGGATAATGCTCCGTATATCTGGATAAAAGTTCCTGATCAAATGACATCTTGGGACTTTTTTGATTTTCTTCTTCAAAAAGTCAGTGTCGTCGGCACCCCTGGGAGCGGATTTGGATTAGCAGGAGAGGGTTATTTTCGCTTGTCAGCATTTAACTCACGGTCAAATGTCTTAGCTGCAATGGAAAGAATAATTAATATATAA
- a CDS encoding Rne/Rng family ribonuclease: MSQQIIIAEQARIAALLTDDRVDELIVAQGQYQIGDIFLGTVENVLPGIDAAFIDIGESDKNGFIHVSDLGPLRLKKGILGITELLEPKQKVLVQVIKEPTGSKGPRLSGSISIPGKYLILQPYGLGVNISRKINTETERNRLKALGVLIKPPSTGLLFRTEAEQIKEELLIEDLENLIQQWENILKVSESSSPPYLIKRDNDFSLKILRDHIKSSTKNIIIDSKLSVERAKDFLTNNESNLDIKFHDNDLNQHILEKYEIKKAIQKALQPKVDLPSGGYIIIEPTEALTVIDVNSGSFTRSANSRQTVLWTNCEAAVEISKQIKLRNIGGVIVVDFIDMESRRDQFQLLEHFTSAIKDDSARPQIAQLTELGLVELTRKRQGQNIYELFGKKCSICDGTGHVENILNFEIFNMKIKNFEDKPNKSNIIKPADIDTSQLTDKQEKITEKEILNPNNQNKDDSYNKKENDNNDLNTPNPKEKNIITVDLTEEEKIVFSQLGINPLIKLGKEYLTSNNFIRLTNDNKNVKEKTLVNKKTTKKVKKISNSKQSEDVESNIQTNTNSQDKPTKIPNENKQDEFLDKKNEIEFEDEINNARKKRRRSSANIE; encoded by the coding sequence ATGTCTCAGCAAATTATCATCGCTGAGCAGGCGCGAATTGCAGCACTACTCACAGATGATCGAGTTGATGAATTAATCGTCGCACAAGGTCAATATCAAATTGGCGATATATTTTTAGGAACAGTTGAAAATGTTCTCCCTGGCATTGATGCAGCTTTCATAGATATTGGTGAAAGTGATAAAAATGGATTCATCCATGTTTCAGATCTAGGTCCATTAAGACTCAAAAAAGGTATTTTGGGGATAACTGAATTACTAGAGCCAAAACAAAAAGTACTAGTTCAGGTAATAAAAGAGCCCACGGGATCCAAAGGGCCTAGACTCTCAGGGAGTATCTCAATACCAGGCAAATACTTGATACTTCAGCCATATGGTCTGGGTGTAAATATTTCCAGAAAAATAAATACAGAAACAGAAAGAAATCGTTTAAAAGCACTTGGAGTTTTAATAAAACCACCCAGCACAGGTTTACTTTTTAGAACAGAGGCGGAACAGATAAAAGAAGAACTTCTTATTGAAGATTTAGAAAACTTAATTCAACAATGGGAAAACATTTTAAAAGTTTCTGAGTCTTCTAGTCCTCCTTATTTAATAAAAAGAGATAATGATTTTTCTCTCAAGATTTTGAGAGATCATATTAAATCATCAACTAAAAATATAATTATCGATAGTAAACTTTCAGTTGAAAGAGCAAAAGATTTTTTAACAAATAATGAATCTAATTTAGATATTAAATTTCACGATAACGATTTAAACCAACATATTTTGGAAAAATACGAAATCAAGAAAGCAATTCAAAAAGCACTTCAACCTAAGGTAGATCTTCCTTCGGGGGGTTATATAATTATTGAGCCAACTGAAGCTCTAACAGTAATTGATGTAAACTCTGGTTCATTTACAAGATCCGCCAACTCACGACAAACTGTTTTGTGGACAAATTGCGAAGCAGCAGTTGAAATCTCAAAACAAATAAAATTAAGAAATATTGGTGGAGTGATTGTTGTAGATTTTATTGATATGGAATCTAGAAGAGATCAATTCCAGTTACTTGAGCATTTTACTTCTGCGATAAAAGATGATTCTGCTAGGCCTCAGATAGCTCAACTTACTGAGTTAGGTTTAGTTGAATTAACCAGAAAAAGACAAGGCCAAAATATATATGAATTATTTGGTAAAAAATGTTCTATTTGCGATGGTACAGGCCATGTAGAAAATATATTGAATTTCGAAATTTTTAATATGAAAATTAAAAATTTTGAAGACAAGCCTAATAAATCAAATATTATAAAACCTGCGGATATTGATACTTCTCAATTAACTGATAAGCAGGAAAAAATAACTGAAAAGGAAATCCTTAATCCCAACAACCAAAATAAGGATGATTCTTATAACAAAAAAGAAAATGATAATAATGATTTGAATACACCTAATCCAAAAGAAAAAAATATAATAACCGTAGACTTGACTGAGGAAGAAAAAATTGTTTTCAGTCAACTAGGTATCAATCCACTGATAAAGTTAGGTAAAGAATATCTCACTAGTAATAATTTTATACGTTTAACAAACGATAATAAAAACGTTAAAGAAAAAACATTAGTTAATAAAAAAACAACAAAAAAGGTAAAAAAAATCTCAAATTCTAAACAATCAGAAGATGTAGAGAGTAATATTCAAACAAATACAAATTCCCAAGATAAACCAACGAAAATACCTAATGAGAACAAACAAGATGAATTTTTAGATAAAAAGAATGAAATTGAATTTGAAGATGAGATAAATAATGCAAGAAAAAAAAGGAGAAGATCTTCAGCAAATATTGAATAA
- a CDS encoding ribonuclease HII — translation MQEKKGEDLQQILNKISEVGLDEVGKGAVFGPVFSAVVVITKKNKNILKQIGVMDSKKLTPKKRKLLLPKILLLSSDYGIGQSSVREIDKLGIRDATELSMIRALKKLKKKPTEILIDGPLRLRRWNGEQNNIISGDSKFISIASASILAKVSRDNLMERLEKQYSGYFIFKNKGYGTVEHLSIIKKNGITNLHRKSFLKKSNLI, via the coding sequence ATGCAAGAAAAAAAAGGAGAAGATCTTCAGCAAATATTGAATAAAATATCTGAAGTTGGATTAGATGAAGTTGGAAAGGGAGCAGTTTTTGGTCCAGTTTTTTCAGCAGTAGTAGTGATAACTAAAAAAAATAAAAATATCCTAAAGCAAATTGGAGTAATGGATAGTAAAAAATTAACTCCTAAAAAAAGAAAATTACTTTTGCCAAAAATTTTATTGCTTTCATCAGATTATGGAATTGGGCAATCATCGGTCAGGGAAATAGATAAGCTTGGAATAAGAGATGCAACAGAACTTTCCATGATAAGAGCTTTAAAAAAATTAAAAAAGAAACCAACTGAAATTTTAATTGACGGTCCCTTACGATTAAGACGATGGAACGGCGAGCAAAATAATATTATATCGGGAGACTCCAAATTTATATCAATAGCATCGGCAAGCATATTAGCAAAAGTATCTAGAGACAATCTAATGGAAAGGTTAGAAAAACAATACTCAGGTTACTTTATATTTAAAAATAAAGGTTATGGTACTGTAGAACATCTTTCAATTATTAAAAAAAATGGAATAACTAATCTGCATAGAAAAAGTTTTTTAAAAAAATCAAATCTTATTTGA
- a CDS encoding DUF1997 domain-containing protein, translating into MLLSFDAKQKLKLSVTRNKEYLSKYLLEEERVVGAMLDSKKLVPEGEGRYKYTVTSFKVFQLDINPVVSIGVENKDGILRMSALESTLDGLGMIDDFNLILKANLEATDIGLEGEALLGVSVSQPPLLKLIPKKILESTGHSVLNGILLGIKSRVQQQLVKDFLYWCESNKI; encoded by the coding sequence ATGTTGTTGTCTTTTGATGCCAAACAGAAATTAAAGCTTTCTGTAACACGAAATAAAGAATATCTTTCTAAATATCTTTTGGAAGAAGAAAGAGTTGTTGGAGCAATGCTGGACTCCAAAAAGTTAGTGCCTGAAGGAGAAGGTAGATACAAGTATACAGTAACAAGTTTTAAGGTTTTCCAATTAGATATTAACCCTGTTGTTTCAATTGGGGTAGAGAATAAAGATGGAATTTTAAGAATGAGTGCCCTTGAAAGCACTTTAGATGGTCTGGGGATGATTGATGACTTTAATCTTATTTTGAAAGCAAATTTGGAAGCAACTGATATTGGATTAGAGGGCGAGGCGCTTCTAGGTGTATCTGTAAGTCAACCTCCTTTGTTGAAATTGATACCAAAGAAAATTTTGGAATCCACTGGTCATTCTGTATTAAATGGGATTTTGCTAGGTATAAAGTCAAGAGTTCAACAACAATTAGTTAAAGACTTTTTGTATTGGTGCGAATCAAATAAGATTTGA
- the pheA gene encoding prephenate dehydratase: MRKQVAYLGPKGTYAEKAAHILSKLANFQTPIFVPCNGLHSVIKSIAYNNCDAAVVPIENSVEGGVTATLDALWKFPDIFINRAIVLPIKHALISDGDMSVISEVLSHPQALAQCSEWLSENLPNAIPLPTNSTSEAVNMVKGSKFRAAIGSKSLIQIEGLKELAFPINDVTGNCTRFVLLSKESNYNSANIVSFAFSLISNQPGALLKALQHIADYGFNMSKIESRPSKRELGEYVIFIDLEINNQNNIKDFIELKNNLKPLCNQFVDFGNYFSENIELD; the protein is encoded by the coding sequence ATGCGCAAACAAGTTGCATATTTAGGTCCCAAGGGGACATATGCAGAAAAAGCAGCTCATATACTATCAAAGCTTGCCAATTTTCAGACACCTATATTTGTACCATGTAATGGGTTACATTCGGTCATTAAATCGATAGCCTACAACAATTGTGATGCTGCTGTAGTGCCTATTGAAAACTCTGTTGAAGGGGGAGTTACTGCTACTCTTGATGCACTTTGGAAATTTCCTGATATTTTTATCAATAGAGCGATTGTTTTACCCATAAAACACGCACTAATAAGTGATGGAGACATGTCAGTCATATCCGAAGTATTATCTCATCCTCAAGCATTAGCTCAATGTTCAGAATGGTTATCTGAAAATCTTCCAAATGCGATCCCTCTTCCTACAAATTCAACATCTGAAGCAGTAAATATGGTAAAAGGGAGTAAATTTAGAGCAGCTATTGGTTCAAAATCATTAATTCAAATAGAAGGACTTAAAGAATTAGCATTTCCTATTAACGATGTCACAGGGAATTGCACTAGATTTGTCTTATTGAGTAAAGAATCAAATTATAATTCAGCTAATATTGTCAGTTTTGCTTTCTCATTAATCTCAAATCAACCTGGTGCTTTACTTAAAGCCTTACAACATATTGCAGATTATGGATTTAATATGAGTAAAATTGAGTCAAGGCCCTCAAAAAGAGAGTTAGGAGAATATGTCATTTTTATTGATTTAGAAATTAATAATCAAAATAATATTAAAGATTTTATTGAATTAAAGAATAATCTCAAACCCCTATGTAACCAGTTTGTAGATTTTGGAAATTATTTTTCTGAAAATATTGAGCTAGATTAA